In Coregonus clupeaformis isolate EN_2021a unplaced genomic scaffold, ASM2061545v1 scaf0007, whole genome shotgun sequence, the sequence GAAGGCAAGGACGAGGAGGTGTGCAAGGCAGAGTACCTCTGCCGTACGGTGCGGGAGaaactggaggaggaggagagcttgACCCAGGACCTTAAGTCTGAGATTGAGCGCCTGCAGAGGAGGATGGCTGAGCTGGAGAAGTTGGAAGAGGCCTTCGGCAAGAGCAAGTCGGACTGCAGCCAGCTGTGCCTCAGTCTCAACGAGGAGAAGAACCTGACCCGGAAACTGTCCTCTGAGCTGGAGGCCCTCAAGGCCCGTGTGAAGGAAGTGGACACGTCAGAGGTAAGGCTGGACCGGGCAGAGCTGTTCCTGGCAGGGGAGCTGGAGAAGCTCAAGGGCCTCACTCAGACTTTTGTGAGCGAGAGGAAGAGGCTCCTGGAGAAGCAAAAGGAGGATGAGAAGCTTATACTAAAACTGACAGAAAAGCTGGAGCATCAGAAGAACAGGATTGGCCCAGTAGATCCCAGACGCACAGACTTGAGGGACCTCCGCATTGAAGATGACCTCTCATCCGGCCTGACCAGCAAGCTGGGGCGCAAGAAGAGCCTGGACTACCTGAAACTGGGCGACGACTTTGGGCTAAGAAACAAGTCAGAGAACGAGAAGAATAGCCTTGATGGCCAggaagacaacaaagtcaaggaacTCACCCAGGAAGTGGAGAGGCTGAAGAACCGGCTGAAGCAACTGGAGCTGGTGGAGGAGGATCTTAAGAACACAGAGTCCAAGAATGGAGAGCTGCAGGAGAAGTTCCAACAGGAGAGATCTCGTAGCCGAGCCCTCAACGATCAGGTGGAGCAGCTTAGAATGCAGCTGTGCGGAGGCAGCAGTCACGGCAATGGAGGACCTAGCAGTCCAGCAAAGGTCCTTGAGAATGGCAAGGCAGAGAATGAGGAGATCAATGTCCGGGGTGGGTTCAGGCAGGACAAGCCCAAGTACAGGCCTGCTGCAGCTGCAGAGCCAGCCACCCCCAAGTACAAGAGCAGAGAGCTGTCCCCGCAGCACAAGAGGGAGACCAAGCTGAGGAGCAAAGAACTGAGCAACTCTGAGGAATGTTCTCCAAAGTCTGTCAGGAGGGCACTCAGTCCTGCACACAAGAGCAGGAGAACACCCAAGACTGGAGCAACTGCCTCTGACAATGGAGTGAAAGAAATAggcagaggggtagaggagaaaaCAACAAGGGGAGCAGCCCATACTCCTGTTAGCACATCTTTGAGTGACAGCAAGAAGCTCTCTGTTCTTAGTCGCTACCCTCCAGCAGCTAATGACCAGAAGCCATGGAAGCCATCTCAGAAACCAAGTGAGAGTGAAAGCAAAAAAAGCCAAGTGGATACATTTTCTAGATTGTGTGTCGGTAGTGACAGTGAGTCGAACAATTCTGATGTGGTGCCTGAAAGTTCAAGCAAGAGCAACAGTGTCTCCCCACCTGAAAAGGATGCATTTGCGTCTGACCTGGAGTCTGTGGACCAGGTTCAAGATGCTTTTCCTGTGTCAAACCTCTCCAAAGCCAATGGGTCATACACTGCCTACAAGTCCCACGTGTCCCCGATTGTCAGTGATCATGGCTCTGAGGGCCACTCCTCGGCCTCTGAGACTGAATCACCTGGGTCCAGGCCCTCGGCACCAGAACCTGTGCCCGAGGTGGCAGAATTGAGCAGCAGAACCTCCACCACTCCCACGTGCTCCAGATACTCTCGCGTTCAGTCAGAGGGCTCCTCCACCAGGAGCTCGATTGACGAGGAGCAGCACAGTCTGTTGGTGGCAGAAGGAGGATCCCTGGAGCACACTCACACCCCATCAGGTATAGAGCTCCGCAGGGTCTGCAGCCCACGGGAAGCCCTGAGGTCAAAGGCAGTCATCAAGCCAGCCATCGTGGAAATTGATAGGAAGGAAGTCATGATATCTGGAGGTGGGGCAGAGCCCTTGACCTCCAATGGCAAGCCCAAAATCTCCACGAAACCCGTCCTGACCACCAGCAAGATGACCAGCAGCATCACTATCTACCCCAACGATCCCAACTCATCCAGGACCAGCAGCCGCAGCAGCAGTGTATCCAGCGAGCCACCAGTCAAGGAACGCCATATGTCCACCAGCAACATTGTCATCGGCCCCAGTGAGCACAGGGGGAGCATCTCCATCCCCTATGAGATCTCCATCCCCAAGAGAGAGATCACACCCCGACCATCCATGGATGGCCCTGACGAAGCAGATCAACCAGGGGTGCTAGGGATAGCCCGTGCGGAGACGCACCTACTCTCCCAAAGCAGCTTCAGCCTCCAGTCACTGGAGACCACCTCCGACTTCAACAACGACATAGAGTCGGGTTTCgagagcagcagtagcagcactaCCACCGTCACCAGCTGGAGGAGCCACCACCACGGCCACCACACCTCCCAGGACGACAGCCTCCCAGAGATGAGAAACGTGACGGTGCGAAGCACCTGGAGGAACAGGGGGGCGGCATCCGTGGACGAGCCTGGCCGGGGGGCCAGGATGGACGGGATGGTCTCTGAGGACGAGGCAGAGTCGGCTACCACATGGAGGGCTTACCGCGCCACAACGGTCCTGGACACGGAGGAGACGGTAAACGCCACAAGGGCTGCTACATCCCGGACAGCCAAGCCTTCCCCAGCAGAGCTGTACATGCGCAGGATCAACAACAGTGTGGTGACCACCAGGGACATCGCAGAGCCAGTGTGCCGGAGCAAGAGCTCCCTGTCGCCCACTGAGGGAGGTCTGCAGAGGAGTATCCCCCACCAGCCCGTCAGCTCTCAGAAGCTTGTTCCCTGGCGGACACAACCAATGGTGAGGACAACCTCTGTACTGTTTACAAACTGTCTTTCAGAAAACTAGTGTTCTTATACTTCCACCATCTGCTTACAATAGCTCTTGAGCCTGTTGCATATCTGGTCATTGAGTCTAGGCAAGGAAATGTTCAGAGATATTTGTCTGTATTAATATGATTAACATGTCCTTGCAGTGGTGCTCAACATATGTTTTCATAAGGTTTACGTTGGATGTCTAAGCTTTGTCTTGACACATTACATCTGGAACTTTGACATGATGACAGATAACTTGTCAAACAAGTATTTTTTAGTTATTTCTAAGGAGTAAGAGGGGGAGGATTTCTCTGTTTTTACTGTAACTAAATCTTTGAACATGTTGGGCACCAAACGGCCTTGAGTCTTGGCTCTGAGTGCATACCTACATGTAAAAGTACTCTCTTTACTTGTACTTTGCCAATggcaatacagtatatacagtgaggggaaaaaagtatttgatcccctgctgattttgtacgtttgcccactgacaaagacatcatcagtctataattttaatggtaggtttatttgaacagtgagagacagaataacaacaacaaaatccagaaaaacacatgtcaaaaatgttataaattgatttgcattttaatgagggaaataagtatttgacccctctgcaaaacatgacttagtacttggtggtaaaacccttgttggcaatcacagagatcagacgtttcttgtagttggccaccaggtttgcacacatctcaggagggattttgtcccactcctctttgcagatcttctccaagtcattaaggttttgaggctgacgtttggcaactcaaaccttcagctccctccacagattttctatgggattaaggtctggagactggctaggccactccaggaccttaatgtgcttattcttgagccactcctttgttgccttggccgtgtgttttgggtcattgtcatgctggaatacccatccacgacccattttcaatgccctgtctgagggaaggaggttctcacccaagatttgacggtacatggccccgtccatcgtccctttgatgcggtgaagttgtcctgtccccttagcagaaaaacacccccaaagcataatgtttccacctccatgtttgacggtggggctggtgttcttggggtcataggcagcattcctcctcctccaaacacggcgagttgagttgatgccaaagagctcgattttggtctcatctgaccacaacactttcacccagttctcctctgaatcattcagatgttcattggcaaacttcagacgggcctgtatatgtgctttcttgagcagggggaccttgcgtgcgctgcaggatttcagtccttcacggcgtagtgtgttactaattgttttcttggtgactatggtcccagctgccttgagatcattgacaagatcctcccgtgtagttctgggctgattcctcaccgttctcatgttcattgcaactccacgaggtgagatcttgcatggagccccaggccgagggagattgacagttcttttgtgtttcttccatttgcgaataatcgcaccaactgttgacactttctcaccaagctgcttggcgatggtcttgtagcccattccagccttgtgtaggtctacaatcttgtccctgacatccttggagagctctttggtcttggccatggtggagagtttggaatctgattgattgattgcttctaagagtgtgctcctaatctcagcttgttacctgtataaaagacacctgggagccagaaatctttctgattgagagggggtcaaatacttctttccctcaataaaatgcaattcaatttataacatttttggcatgcgtttttctggattcgtttgttgttattctgtctctcactgttcaaataaacctaccattaaaattatagactgctcatttcttttcagtgggcaaacgtacaaaatcagtaggggatcaaatacttttttccctcactgtatcatgtGTACTTACATTGCTAATCTTTGGAAAATATACTCCAGAAAACACCAACTGTAGCTTTCTGGTGTGTCCACTTTGAGTGTTCAGACGCTATTTTTCACTGACCCCAGGCCTAAAACTTTAAGCTTAGCACAGCAGTTCTCTGAGCCTGATGCCGAAGTAAGCAAAAAGAAAAAAGCGAGGGAGGATGAAAGTGGAAAGACCTCAACATGGGGGGAAAAAGGTTAGAAAAACCTCAAGGGAAAGACTGCTTGTATTTTTTGTGCCTGAGCTTACCAACTGTGCCCTGCCAAGCCGGTGTCCTATTCCTGACATAATTGAAGATGGGCTTTGTTCAAAGGCTCACCTCCATGTAGCTGGCCTCCATTTGACTCTGTTTTACTCAATTTCCCACAATGCACTGGATACAACAGTTTTCAAGTCTCTGGTGTCAGATTTTCAGATGCATATTAAGCATGACTTGTAGTCTGGTCGATTATGTGTGAGAGGAAGGCCTTTTGTCAGCATAGGACGCTTGACAGGGACGCTTGGTCATTCCTCTGACTGTCTGACACATTCCCTTTTATTAAAGCACATATGAGATACGAGCTTGTTCACACTAACTGGCAGAAAGTGAGTCAATCTGACATGTACTGACAGCCCTGCACGCGTGCACACAGCGAGATGAGCATGTATTTGATATAAAGAATGAATTTAGAGAATGCAGAAAATAagtcactgcacacacacacacaaacacacacacacacacacacacggatagaAAGTGGACGATTTAATCGCATTGCTGACTGTTAGAATCAATGTGAATGTACCATGCCGAGTACCATGCATACTTGAATCTACCCATCAATGGTTAGCTCTGTCCACTCTTCACACTCCCCCACAACATAGAATAACAAGCTTTTAGTTTCACACACAGTTGTAATGCATGTCTAGAACTGTCATTCTTCTCACCCCACagccacttacagtggggagactCACAACTCCAGACGAGCTAAAGATTATACAGGGCATCAAATAGATTAGGTAAAAATGACAACTGTCTCACAGTAAAATGACTTGTCCAATAGTGTGCTGTTTGTCAAATGGCTACGCTAACACTAGCAAACCCAGGGAACTGGCTACAATAACACCTCAATTTGTCACACTGACAAACTAGACTAGTGGATGGGAATCTAGTGTTTTCCTGCAGATAAACTGGACATAACCAGGGATGAAGATTGATGTTGCTAGTCACAAACCCCCTATGCCCCCTCACCCCTGTCATCCATAAGCCATTTTCATATTAATCTTCCATGGTGCATATCCTATGAAGGCGAAAAAAACAAGCTTATTGATAGAGATGTAATTGAAATGGTCTTTCTGGGCTGTTTTGTGTCATTCGTAACTGCTTCATAACTCATACTAACTCAAGTTATGTTTATTTAATACAAGCAATAAGCAGGCATGTGTTGGTCTTATGGGTCGTCGCACAACAGTgatgcttgttgttgttgttgtcgtagCCACTGAACTGTACTTTTCTGGGTTCCAGCTGATTAGGAGGGGATTAGGGGTCGCGAACCCACTGTGACCTGTCTGGTCAGGGGTCAAGGGGGTCAGGGCTCCCTATTTAACAAATCTGCAGATGGGTCATTGTCACTCTTGGTTATCCGGTTGGCCGATGGGGCTCGGTTTGATACTGTGCAACTCACCCAGCTCCTCTCGcagtcaaaacaaacaaatagGGCTCCGGCCCCAAGCCCTCCGCCAACCCTTTCATCTCCAGCCAAGTGAGCCATTAAAAAAATTACATGACGGCAACACGGCCCTTAGATCTATAATTACCGTCACTCTTGCCTTATAAAGCCCCTCCCCCTCCTAACCATCattataaaccgggtggttcgaaccctgaatgctgagtagctgctctaattacattggaatccagtttataatagcaataagactcctcaggggtttgtgatatatggccaatataccacggataagggctgtgtccaggcactccgcgatgcgtcgtacataagaacagcccttagccgtggtatattgaccatataccacaccacctcgggccttattgcttaaataacctTCAATATATCAGCCTGACACCTAACCCTTCTGATGAACAGCCTAATTTGTTGTGCTTTCTTTGTGTTTCAATCACTCGTTGTCGCCTTGCCCTTGGCACCCTCCCGCAGGGAATATGATTATAAGTGAACAGAGCTTATTTCCAAAATGCCTCTCTGTGAACTTCACTAAAGGCAGTCGTCCTCTCTTATTCCAGTTGTGTATTTCGTATTCGTTAGTAAAGGGCTTGAGGCATCAATACCGCATTATTGTCAAATGGTAGTGCTTTTACAGTGATGATTAGCCATGGACAGTGATCGCAGTGTCAAAGGTCAACTGTTAGTGAGATGTGCATCAATAACCACCATGGACATCTCTCCCATTGTTTGTCTGTACACAGCTCTGCTGTCTCAGGGTGACGTTTAATTTATTaggttgagtttgagtttatttttatgtttacagggacagtgcacattaatcaatgTTTCAGTGAAAGTGCCGGTTTGCTATATCAATCAGGGTTTGACAACAACTGTGTATGGCAGGTCTGCCTATCATTTTATTTattcatgtatttttatttaacctttatttaaccaggtaagccagttgagaacaagttctcatttacaactgtgacctggccaagaataaagcaaagcagtgcggaaaaaacaacaacaacacagttacatatgggataaacaaaacgtacagtcaataacacaatagaaaatctatatacagtgtgtgcaaatgtagtaagttatggaggtaaggcaattaattggccatagtgcaaaataattataattataatttagtattaacactggagtgatagatgtgcagaagatgatgtgcaaatagagatactggggtgcaaatgagcaaaataaataacaatatggggatgaggtagttgggtgggctaattacagatgggctgtgtacaggtgcagtgatcggtaagctgctctgacaactgatgcttaaagatagtgagggagataagtgtctccagcttcagagatttttgtagttcgttccagtcatttgcagcagagaactggaaggaatggcgaccaaaggaggtgttggctttggggatgaccagtgagatatacctgctggaacgatactacgggtgggtgttgctatggtgactaaTGAGCTAAgctaaggcggggatttgcctagaagggatttatagatgacctggagccagtgggtttggcgacgaatatgtagtgagggccagccaacgagagcgtacaggtcacaatggtgggtagtatatggggctttggtgacaaaacggatggcactgtgatagactacatccaatttgctgagtagagtgttggaagctattttgtaaatgacatcgctgaagtcaaggatcggtaggatagtcagttttacgagggcatgtttagcagcatgattgaaggaggctttgttgcgaaataggaagccgattctagatttaactttggattggagatgcttaatgtgagtctggaaggagagtttacagcaggggtgtcaaactcattttagctcaggggccacatggaggaaaatctattcccaagtgggccggaccggaaaaatcatggtatatataacttaaaaacaacaacttcagattgttttctttgttttaatatgatcaacatacaacataaagctggagcctgaggacagtgtgtccaaaatagtacaagcacaacatcactattaatcataaaacacctaaagtttatttgaaaattataaagaaaaagaacacacaaacacacaatgcctcagtgattaacagaactgtttcacagatcacagaactatatcagggtgtcatttctcaggcagaaatgtagataaaaataatgaaatcatgttccccaaacaagtgcaagaaccacagagtcaagaataggttaaatatacaaataaaataaaaacaattaaaaacaatagcacatcaacataaaaacatataaacataaagctggagcctgaggacagtgtccaaaagcacaacatcactattaatcataaaacacctcaagttatttgaaagttctgaggacaaagaacacacaaacacacaatgcctcagtgattcacagaagtatatcacagatcacagaactatatcagggtgtcatttctcaggcagaaatgtagataaaaataatgaaatcctgttccccaaacaagtgcaagaaccacagagtcaagaataggttaaatatacaaataaaataaaatcaattaaaaacaatagcacatcaacataaaaacatataaacataaatctgaaagcgttgctcaaactcccgtaacagtcccgttattttatctttgaaccgcttcatgtctgccacatgttgggtcgcgcacacatttttcagacaggggaagtgagctgcattaccaccggcaagttgcgtctcccacaatgacagcttcaacttgaaagaacgtatgctgtcataatactgcgtgacaactttgttgcgcccttgcagctgtttgttcaagttatccaggtgctctgtaacatccaccataaatgcaaggtcctgcatccattctgcggaatgaaattctaacactggtttgcccttttcttccatgaactgttcaatttcttctcgtaaatcaaagaaacgcctcagcacagcacctcggcttaaccatcttacctcagtgtggtatggcaggccatagatgtggtctttctatctgagaaggctgtcaaactgacggtgattcaggcttctggatcggatgaaattaacagtttggatgaccaccttcatgacgttatccatctttaatgacttgcaacacaaagcctcctggtgcaaaatacagtgaaaagtcaaaaaatcacgtcctccatttgcagattgcactttctctctgaactttgtcacaacgcctgcttttttcccgatcattgagggcgcaccatctgtagccaggctgacagcgcgggaccagtccactccgaccctgtccagcgcgccgacgagtgctgtaaaaatatcagctgctgtcgttgtatctgtcatcggcaccaactccacgaactcctcgtgACGGttaatgtgtcatcaactccgcggatgaaaatggccagttgtgcaacatctgtaatgtccgtgctttcatcaattgcaaccgaaaacgcaataaatgactttactttttgcttcaactggctgtccaaatccactgaaagatcggaaatcctgtctgcaactgtgtttcttgtcaggctgatatttgcaaaagcctgccgcttttcagggcacacaatctccgctgccttcatcatgcatgtttttacaaattcaccctcactaaatggttttgaagccactgcgatttcattagcaatgaggtagctagctttcactgcagcgtcactgatgtctcggctgtgagtaaacacagactgctgtttcttcagacccgccaacagttcattcaccttctctcatctccgctgtccttgaaagttgtcatatttgtcggcatgaagactcacatagtggcgacgaaggttatattctttcagcactgcaacatgctctgaacacaccaaacatacagctttcccattcaattccgggaataaataggatgactttcttggaacactctgcactctgcgtccacttttctcttttttgacagagacatattggggcaatgagggtgccaaagcacataatgttaaaagtagaagccgtaataaatatcgcgggcaaaacaaagtagctcattggctgcacgtgcttgacctacttgctctgccccggtataaacagtttgcttgcttaacacaattgcgccatccagtggaagcaattggaacagcagtttattttattgaaaaattgcagcgcatttttatactttacaaaattatatttaaaaaaatatttaaaaaattctaaccagacacctaggtatttgtagttgtccacatattctaagacAGAGccgctgagagtagtgattctagtcgggcaggcgggtgcaagcagcgttcgattgaagagcatgcatttagttttactagcgtttaagagcagttggaggccacggaaggagtgttgtatggcattgaagctcgtttggaggtttgttaacacagt encodes:
- the LOC121538977 gene encoding leucine zipper protein 1, which encodes MSENKDITSRHLQHKLQSLGRRLDELEEATNKLQKSEDELLDLQDKIIQAEGSNSSMLGDVEALRKRLLKIEGKDEEVCKAEYLCRTVREKLEEEESLTQDLKSEIERLQRRMAELEKLEEAFGKSKSDCSQLCLSLNEEKNLTRKLSSELEALKARVKEVDTSEVRLDRAELFLAGELEKLKGLTQTFVSERKRLLEKQKEDEKLILKLTEKLEHQKNRIGPVDPRRTDLRDLRIEDDLSSGLTSKLGRKKSLDYLKLGDDFGLRNKSENEKNSLDGQEDNKVKELTQEVERLKNRLKQLELVEEDLKNTESKNGELQEKFQQERSRSRALNDQVEQLRMQLCGGSSHGNGGPSSPAKVLENGKAENEEINVRGGFRQDKPKYRPAAAAEPATPKYKSRELSPQHKRETKLRSKELSNSEECSPKSVRRALSPAHKSRRTPKTGATASDNGVKEIGRGVEEKTTRGAAHTPVSTSLSDSKKLSVLSRYPPAANDQKPWKPSQKPSESESKKSQVDTFSRLCVGSDSESNNSDVVPESSSKSNSVSPPEKDAFASDLESVDQVQDAFPVSNLSKANGSYTAYKSHVSPIVSDHGSEGHSSASETESPGSRPSAPEPVPEVAELSSRTSTTPTCSRYSRVQSEGSSTRSSIDEEQHSLLVAEGGSLEHTHTPSGIELRRVCSPREALRSKAVIKPAIVEIDRKEVMISGGGAEPLTSNGKPKISTKPVLTTSKMTSSITIYPNDPNSSRTSSRSSSVSSEPPVKERHMSTSNIVIGPSEHRGSISIPYEISIPKREITPRPSMDGPDEADQPGVLGIARAETHLLSQSSFSLQSLETTSDFNNDIESGFESSSSSTTTVTSWRSHHHGHHTSQDDSLPEMRNVTVRSTWRNRGAASVDEPGRGARMDGMVSEDEAESATTWRAYRATTVLDTEETVNATRAATSRTAKPSPAELYMRRINNSVVTTRDIAEPVCRSKSSLSPTEGGLQRSIPHQPVSSQKLVPWRTQPMAADDMDPNPGSWRTRPAPGDLDPYERERERSTRPDVGSSRGTGTTASRPALLSNRGQAGRVEGKTGRGNRPLSNRQTDD